The DNA region AAACCCAGCAGCAGCGCGCCGCTCTTGTCCACCAGCGCCACACCCAGTCGCCCGCCGGTTTCCTTCTCGATCTCCGCCGGATTGCGCACCGACGTCAACGCCGATTGCGGTACGAGATAGCGGGGCGCGGGTGGCAGGACCGAATCCAACTGGCCGGTGGGTTCGGGCGCCTTGGGCGGCGCTTTCTTGTCGGCGGCGATCGACGGCGCGGTGAGCAGGGCCAGCGCGATGCAAGCGGTCAATATCTTCACGGTCACATGCCCTGCATATTGTTGAACTCACCGGGGATACGGACGGTCAAAGTGTCCAGCTTTTCGTCCAGCAGAATCTGGCACGCTAGGCGGCTGGTTCGGGTGGCGGCGGCGGCGAGATCCAGCATATCCTCTTCATCCTCGCTGGCGCGCGGGAGTTTGGCGAAATCGTCGGCGTCGATGATGACATGGCAGGTGGAGCAGGCCATCTGCCCCTCGCACGTTCCCTCCAGCGGTTGGCCCGCCGCCTGGGCGATATCGAGCAACACCGATCCTGTGGGTGCGTCAACCTCCTGTCGTCTCTCGCCATCGGCGCTGATGAAGGTGACCCTGGTCATGCTAATGCGTGCGCTCCCTATTACGGCGCCGCTTGTGCGGCTGCCGCCTCGTTCAATGTTGTTGCAGCCCTCTCCATCTCGTCCCGGCTCGTGTAGCGGCCAAAGCCGATCCGCACCGATCCGCGCGCCTGGCCGTCCGTCAGGCCCAGCGCGCGCAGCACATGGCTAGGCCGCCCGGACCCGCTTGCGCAAGCGCTTCCCAACGAAAAAGCAACATTGCGGCAATAGGACAACAGTCTTGCCCCGTCGATTCCATCGCGCCGCAGATTGAGATTGCCGGGATAGCGGTGGATGTCGGACCCGTTGAGCGTCCAGTCGGCGAACAGCGTGCGGGCCAGCGCGGCTAGGCTTTCGACATGGGCGCGGTCGGCGTCGGCGCGTTCGCGCATCAGTCGCGCGGCGACGCCGAAACCGGCGCAAAGCGCGGGCGAGAGCGTGCCGGAGCGCAGGCCGCCCTCCTGCCCGCCGCCATGGATCAGCGGCGCGGGTCGTACGCCATCGCGAAGCCACAGCGCGCCGACGCCCTTGGGACCATGAATTTTGTGCGCACTGATCGCGACCATGTCGCAGGATGGCGGGATGGGCACGCGGCCATAGCCCTGCACCGCGTCGCACAGGAACAGCGCGCCTGCGCGGTGCGCCAGGTCGGCGAGCGCCTCGACGGGCTGAATCACGCCGATCTCGTTATTGACGAGCATGGCGACAACGAGTGCGACACCTGGAACGATGGCGCGGGCGGCGGCCTCCAGATCGACGAGGCCGTCCGGGCCGACGGGCAGGACCGTCACATCCCGCCCGGCCCGGGCCATTGCTTCGGTCGTATCCAGCACGGCGGCATGTTCGGTCGCGATCGTGACGATGCCGCCGGGCGGCGCACCCTGGATCGCGATGTTGAGCGCTTCGGTCGCGCCGGAGGTGAAGAGGAGCTTGCCGTCGGGGGGCAGCAGCCGGGCGATCTCGTCACGCGCGACTTCCACCTGCGCGGCGGCGGCGCGGCCCAGGCGATGGGCGCTATGGGGGTTGGCGAACTGGTCGCGCAAGAGCGGGACCATCGCGTCGAACGCCTCGGGCGCGAGCGGCGTCGTCGCCTGATAATCCAGATAGATCAACGGCTTGCTCTTTGCATCATGGCACCCCAGACAGCGAGGAACCTGTCCATGTCGCTGTCGCACGTCTGCGGGCCGAAGCTGACGCGGACGACCTGCGACGCGACATCCTCGTCCCAGCCCATCGCGCCCAGCACATGGCTGGTCTTGAGCGACCCGGACGAACAGGCGCTGCCCGCCGACACCGATATGCCCGCCATGTCGAATTGGATCAGCTGGGCGCGGGCCGACAGGCCGGGCATGCGGTAGCTGGCGATGGTGGGCAAGCGCGGCGCATTGCGCGCGACGATGATGCCGCCCGCCGCCTCTATGCCTGCGTCCAAACGAGCGCGCATCTGCGCGGCGCGGGGCGGCCAGTTCTCGCGCGCCTCCAGCGCCGCGGCCATGGCGAGAATGGCGGGCAGATTTTCGGTCCCGGCGCGATAGCCCTGTTCCTGCCCGCCGCTCGGTTCGATCAGGGCGAGGTCGCGGATCAGCAGCGCGCCGATGCCGGGTGGGCCGCCAAATTTATGCGCGCTGATCGCGATCATGTCCGCGTCCGGCAGCGGGAGTTTGCCTGCGCTCTGGGCGCAGTCGGCAAACAGGATCGCGCCGTTGCGGGCGATCGCGTCGAGCGGCTGAATCACGCCGGTTTCGTTGTTGACGTGCTGGATGGCGAGGAGCGCTCTTCCCTCTCCTCGATCGTCATCCCCGCGAAGGCGGGGATCGATCTCCGGCGCTGCATCTGGGGATGGGGTGGGAGATGGGTTCCCGCTTTCGCGGGAATGACGGGGGGAAAGGACGAGGCCATTCCTATCCACCGCCAGCCGCTCAGCGTCCTTCGTCACGCGCAAGACGGCGTCATGCTCCACCGGCGAGGTGACGATCCGCCCGGCCTTCGCGCGGGTCAGGCCGATGGCGATCGCCTCGCTGGCGCCTGACGTGAAAAGGACATGTCCGGTCCACCCCAGCGCTGCGACGATACGCGCCCGCGCATCCTCCAGCGCGGCGCGGGCGGCACGGCCGTCGGCGTGGGGGCTGGACGGATTGGCCCAGTTCGCCATCGCCTCTACCATCGCCGCCTGCGCGGCGGGCAGCATGGGCGTGGTCGCGGCGTGATCGAGATAAAGACGGTCGGCAGCCAAGCGGCGTTACTCATTGATTGCGGAAATGGCGGCGGCTTCTATATAGGCGGTCTGCCGCGCAGCGCCAGCACTAGCCGAAACGGTGCGCGCGATCCGCATCCATTCGCTGTCGGCTCATCCGAGCCAGGCGGCCCAGAACGATAACAGGTGCCATGCCAGACGTCATTTTCCCCGGACCCGAAGGTCGCCTCGAAGGCCGTTTCAGCCCCCCGCCCCGCCCGCGTGCGCCGGTCGCCATGATCCTGCACCCGCATCCGCAGGGCGGCGGCACGATGAACGACCGCATCACCCAGGCGCTCTACAAGACCTTCGTAAAGCGCGGCTTTGCCGTGTTGCGCTTCAACTTCAGGGGCGTGGGTCGCAGCCAGGGCACGTTCGACAACGGCATCGGCGAATTGTCCGACGCGGCGGCCGCGCTCGATTGGGTGCAAAGCTTCCATCCCGAAGCGCAGACCACCTGGATCGCGGGCTTTTCCTTCGGCGCGTGGATCGGCATGCAGTTGCTGATGCGCCGCCCGGAAATCCGCGGCTTCATCTCGGTCGCGCCACCCGCCAACATGTACGACTTCTCCTTCCTGGCGCCCTGCCCCTCATCAGGCATCATCGTGCAGGGCACGTCGGACGAAGTGGTGACGGCAAGCGCCGTGCAGAAGCTGGTCGACAAGCTGCGCACGCAAAAGGGCATCACCATCCATCATGACGAAATTCGCGGCGCGAACCATTTCTTCGAGCATGAGCTGGACCAGCTGATGAAGTCGGTCGACAATTATCTCGACATGCGCCTGTCACCGGATTCGCCGATCCGCTGAGGATAGGGCATAACCGAACGAAGAAGGCCGCCCATGAGGCGGCCTTTTTTTGTGAGGTTTAAGTTGGAAGCAGACTGTCGGTTACTCTGCCCCTCCCGTAAACGGGAGGGGCAGCGAGACTTAATGAGCGTAGCGAATTTAGTCGCAGCGGGGTGGGCATTTCCGACGTGGCGCAGGCCCACCCCCTAACCCCCTCCCGCTAGCGGGAGGGGGAATATTGTCCGCTCTTAGCCGGTTCCCGATCGACCGCTTTCACGCCGTCCTAAATCCGCCGCTTCGCGTCGAACGGCTCGACGATCTGGCAGCGGTAGGAGCGCACTTCGTCGATCAAGCCCGCATGGAGTTCGGTCGACAGGATCAGGGTCGATCGGTCGAGCCGTTCCAGCCGCCGCGTGTCGCTGAGCAGGCCGCTGATGATGCCGCCGCCCTGCTGCACCAGGGTGATCGTCGCATCGTCCTGCGCGGCGATCTTGGTCCAGCCCTGGCCGCCTTCGCGCCAGCGGCCTGCGGTGAAGTCGATCACGATCTCCCTGACCGATCGATCATCGCCGGTGCAGGACAGGCCACGGACCTGGGAAAGCGTGGGCACGACGGCTGGCGGCAGCGCTGCCGCGATAAGGGGCGTCGCGAGCAACCCGCTGAATAGGGTCAAGATAGTCGAGGCCGATCGGATGCGCATGCACCACCTTACCAGAGGCGCACGCCCCAGCAAACCGGTTAGCGCACATCGCAATGGGCCGGCTTATCTCTGCTCCAGCGCAGGCAGGTCCGGTCCCGGGATCGCGCTGATCGCGACATTGCCGAACATGACGAGGCCCGCCAGGATCATCAGGCCACCGCGCTTGCGGTCGCCTTTCTTCACGATCGCATAGATGCCGCCGCCGGTCAGCAGCACGCCCGCGAGCATCAATATCGATAAAATCGTACCAGCCATGCGGCCATGCCATAGTCGGCAAGCTGGACGGTGGCAATTGCCCGCCTCTCCCCCTATGAGGCGCGCAGAACGAATCACCCCATGGACGCAGGGCCAGCCGCCATGAAAATCGCCATCGCTTCCGATCATGCCGCCATCGACCTGAAGGCGGAGCTTGCGCAGTGGCTGCGCGACGAAGGGCATGAGGTCGCCGACCTTGGTCCCGCGACCGCCGACCGCGTCGATTATCCCGATTATGGTTACAAACTCGCGTCAGCGGTCGCATCGGGCGCGGCGGAACGCGGTATTGCGCTCTGTGGCTCCGGCATCGGCATTTCGATCGCGGTCAACCGCAATCCGGCCTGCCGCTGCGCGCTGGTGGGCGAGCCTTTGTCGGCCGCGCTGTCGCGCGAACATAATGACGCCAATGTCATTGCCATGGGCGCGCGCCTGACCGGCGTGGACATGGCGAAAGCCTGCGTCACCGCGTTCCTTACCACCGATTTCGGCGGTGGCCGCCATAGTGGCCGCGTCGACAAACTCTCCCAGCCCGCGCTCTGAAAGGACGTTTCGATGAGCATCGACACCCTCGCCCCCGCCATCCGTCAGGACGGCTTCTTCAGCGAAAACCTCGCCAGCGCGGACCCCGAAATCTTCGGCGCGATCGGCAATGAACTGAAGCGCCAGCAGGACAAGATCGAACTGATCGCGTCCGAAAATATCGTGTCCAAGGCGGTGCTGGAAGCCGCCGGTTCGATCTTCACCAACAAATATGCCGAGGGCTATCCGGGCAAGCGCTATTATGGCGGCTGCGAATATGCCGACGTCGTGGAGACGCTGGCGATCGAGCGCGCAAAAGAATTGTTCGGCGCGAATTTCGCCAATGTGCAGCCCAATAGCGGCAGCCAGATGAACCAGGCCGTGTTCCTGGCGCTGTTGCAGCCGGGCGATACCTTCATGGGCCTGGACCTGTCGTCGGGCGGCCACCTGACCCACGGGTCGCCGGTGAACATGTCGGGCAAGTGGTTCAACCCGGTCGCCTATGGCGTGCGCCCCGACGATCATCTGATCGATATGGACGAGGTCGCCCGCATCGCGCGGGAGAGCAAGCCCAAGCTGATCATCTGCGGCGGCACCGCCTATTCGCGCGTTTGGGATTTCAAGCGGTTCCGCGAGATTGCCGACGAAGTGGGCGCCTATCTGCTGGCCGACATGTCGCACTTCTCCGGCCTGGTCGCGGGCGGCGCGCATCCCTCGCCGGTGCCTTATGCCCATGTCACAACCACCACGACCCACAAGTCGCTGCGTGGCCCACGGTCCGGCATCATCCTGTCCAATGACGAGGCGATCGCCAAGAAGCTGAACAGCGCGATCTTCCCCGGCCTGCAGGGCGGCCCGCTGATGCACATCATCGCGGCCAAGGCGGTGGCGTTCAAGGAAGCGCTGACGCCCGAGTTCAAGGCCTATGCGCATCAGATCGTCGCCAATGCCCGCGCTTTGAGCGAGACGCTGGCCGATGCCGGGCTGTCGATCGTGTCGGGCGGCACCGACAATCATCTGATGCTGGTCGACCTGCGGCCTAAGAACACAACGGGCAAGGCGGCGGAAAAGGCGCTGGATCGCGCCTTCATCACCTGCAACAAGAATAATGTGCCGTTCGACACGGCCAGCCCGTTCGTCACCTCGGGTGTCCGTTTGGGTACGCCCGCGGGCACGACGCGCGGCTTCCGGGAGGACGAGTTCCGCGAGATCGGCCGCCTGATCGCGGAGGTCGTAGAAGGGCTGAAGCGCAACGGCGACGAAGGCGATGGGCAGGTCGAAGCGCATGTGCGTGAGAAGGTGCTGGGGCTGACGGCGCGGTTCCCGATCTATCAGGGGTAAACCAAGCCGTTCGTGTCGAGCGAAGTCGAGACACGCTCGCGCAGACGTTTCTCGACACGCTCGAAACGAACGGAGTTTATATAAATGCGCTGCCCCTTCTGCGCCCATGAAGACAGCCAGGTGAAGGACAGCCGGCCGACGGAGGATGGCAACGCCATCCGCCGCCGCCGCCAGTGCGAAGCCTGCGCCGCGCGCTTCACCACGTTCGAGCGTATCCAGTTGCGCGATATCTGGGTGGTGAAGAGCGAGGGGCGCAAGGAAGCGTTCGAGCGCGACAAGCTGGCCCGCTCCATCGGCATCGCCTGCCGCAAGCGGCCGATCGATCCCAGTCGGCTGGAAAAGCTGATCTCCGGCATTCAGCGTCAATTGGAAACCAGCGGCGACAGCGAAGTGCCCGCTCGCGCGATCGGTGAACTGGTGATGGAAGGGCTGAAACGCCTGGACAGCGTCGCCTATATCCGCTTCGCCAGCGTGTATAAGGACTTTACCGACGCCAAGGATTTCGAGGAATTTGCGAGCACGGTGAAGGAGGTTGGGCGGGAGTGAGGGGTGCTGCGTCCAGTTCTCCATCCGTTCGCCCTGAGCGAAGTCGAAGGGCTCGACCGAGCGCAGCGAGGTCCTAATCCGCGATGACCTTTCACACCTATATGCTGCGCTGTTCGGATGGCTCCTATTATACTGGCCATACGGACAGCTTTGAGACGCGGATAGCACAGCATCAATCCGGGTTGATCAAAGGCTATACCTTCGATCGCCGTCCGGTCGAACTGGTTTGGTCTGCAGAATTTGAGACGCGCGCCGAGGCACTCACTTGCGAGCTTCAGATCAAGGGATGGTCACGCCATAAGAAAGAAGCCCTCATCGCGGAAGATTGGGATAAGTTGAAAAAAGCCGCTATTTCCCACACTTCGCCTTCGCTCAGTGACGCCCTTCGACTTCGCTCAGGGCGAACGGAGGGAGAGGCTGTTCAAAAGAATGATATGATGAACTCCATCCTTACTCCTCCCCCTCCCCCGTCATCGTCCTGGTCCGCCCGCAATTGGGCGAGAATATCGGGAAGGCCGCGCGGGCTATGCTGAATTTCGGGCTGACCGAAATGCGGCTGGTCAGCCCACGCGATGGCTGGCCCAATCCCGATGCGGGGCCGTCGGCGGCGGGCGCGGACTTCATTCTGGATCAGGCGCAGGTCTATGAGACGCTGGCGGATGCGGTCGCGGACTGCGCGCATGTCTATGCCACCACCGTGCGCAAGCGCGGCGTGACCAAGCCGGTCGTGACGCCGGAGGAAGCCGCGCGCGAAGTCCATGCCGCGCAGGGCCGCTGCGCCTATGTGTTCGGGCCGGAACGGTCGGGGCTGGAGACGGAGGATGTCGCGGTCGCGCGCAAGATCCTGACCGTGCCAATCAATCCGGAGTTCGGATCGCTGAACCTGGCGCAGGCGGTGATCCTGTGCGCCTATGAATGGTCGAAGCAGGCTGACCTTGTGCAACCGACCATCACCGACCTTGGCGAACCGGCGCCGCAGGAGGAACTGGAAGGGATGATCGGGCAGCTGGATGCGCTACTGGTCAAGGTCGGCTATTTCTTCCCGCCCGACCGCGCCGGTGCGACGCGGTTGACGTTACGCAACCTGCTGACCAAGCCGGGCTGGAACCATCTGGAAGTGCGGACGCT from Sphingobium sp. HWE2-09 includes:
- the nrdR gene encoding transcriptional regulator NrdR, whose translation is MRCPFCAHEDSQVKDSRPTEDGNAIRRRRQCEACAARFTTFERIQLRDIWVVKSEGRKEAFERDKLARSIGIACRKRPIDPSRLEKLISGIQRQLETSGDSEVPARAIGELVMEGLKRLDSVAYIRFASVYKDFTDAKDFEEFASTVKEVGRE
- a CDS encoding cysteine desulfurase family protein; its protein translation is MAADRLYLDHAATTPMLPAAQAAMVEAMANWANPSSPHADGRAARAALEDARARIVAALGWTGHVLFTSGASEAIAIGLTRAKAGRIVTSPVEHDAVLRVTKDAERLAVDRNGLVLSPRHSRESGNPSPTPSPDAAPEIDPRLRGDDDRGEGRALLAIQHVNNETGVIQPLDAIARNGAILFADCAQSAGKLPLPDADMIAISAHKFGGPPGIGALLIRDLALIEPSGGQEQGYRAGTENLPAILAMAAALEARENWPPRAAQMRARLDAGIEAAGGIIVARNAPRLPTIASYRMPGLSARAQLIQFDMAGISVSAGSACSSGSLKTSHVLGAMGWDEDVASQVVRVSFGPQTCDSDMDRFLAVWGAMMQRASR
- a CDS encoding cysteine desulfurase family protein, whose protein sequence is MIYLDYQATTPLAPEAFDAMVPLLRDQFANPHSAHRLGRAAAAQVEVARDEIARLLPPDGKLLFTSGATEALNIAIQGAPPGGIVTIATEHAAVLDTTEAMARAGRDVTVLPVGPDGLVDLEAAARAIVPGVALVVAMLVNNEIGVIQPVEALADLAHRAGALFLCDAVQGYGRVPIPPSCDMVAISAHKIHGPKGVGALWLRDGVRPAPLIHGGGQEGGLRSGTLSPALCAGFGVAARLMRERADADRAHVESLAALARTLFADWTLNGSDIHRYPGNLNLRRDGIDGARLLSYCRNVAFSLGSACASGSGRPSHVLRALGLTDGQARGSVRIGFGRYTSRDEMERAATTLNEAAAAQAAP
- the rpiB gene encoding ribose 5-phosphate isomerase B: MKIAIASDHAAIDLKAELAQWLRDEGHEVADLGPATADRVDYPDYGYKLASAVASGAAERGIALCGSGIGISIAVNRNPACRCALVGEPLSAALSREHNDANVIAMGARLTGVDMAKACVTAFLTTDFGGGRHSGRVDKLSQPAL
- the glyA gene encoding serine hydroxymethyltransferase, with translation MSIDTLAPAIRQDGFFSENLASADPEIFGAIGNELKRQQDKIELIASENIVSKAVLEAAGSIFTNKYAEGYPGKRYYGGCEYADVVETLAIERAKELFGANFANVQPNSGSQMNQAVFLALLQPGDTFMGLDLSSGGHLTHGSPVNMSGKWFNPVAYGVRPDDHLIDMDEVARIARESKPKLIICGGTAYSRVWDFKRFREIADEVGAYLLADMSHFSGLVAGGAHPSPVPYAHVTTTTTHKSLRGPRSGIILSNDEAIAKKLNSAIFPGLQGGPLMHIIAAKAVAFKEALTPEFKAYAHQIVANARALSETLADAGLSIVSGGTDNHLMLVDLRPKNTTGKAAEKALDRAFITCNKNNVPFDTASPFVTSGVRLGTPAGTTRGFREDEFREIGRLIAEVVEGLKRNGDEGDGQVEAHVREKVLGLTARFPIYQG
- a CDS encoding alpha/beta hydrolase, with the protein product MPDVIFPGPEGRLEGRFSPPPRPRAPVAMILHPHPQGGGTMNDRITQALYKTFVKRGFAVLRFNFRGVGRSQGTFDNGIGELSDAAAALDWVQSFHPEAQTTWIAGFSFGAWIGMQLLMRRPEIRGFISVAPPANMYDFSFLAPCPSSGIIVQGTSDEVVTASAVQKLVDKLRTQKGITIHHDEIRGANHFFEHELDQLMKSVDNYLDMRLSPDSPIR
- a CDS encoding 2Fe-2S iron-sulfur cluster-binding protein, whose product is MTRVTFISADGERRQEVDAPTGSVLLDIAQAAGQPLEGTCEGQMACSTCHVIIDADDFAKLPRASEDEEDMLDLAAAATRTSRLACQILLDEKLDTLTVRIPGEFNNMQGM